The Phyllostomus discolor isolate MPI-MPIP mPhyDis1 chromosome 9, mPhyDis1.pri.v3, whole genome shotgun sequence nucleotide sequence TAAAGAATAAATTGTTCCATATAGCACTGAGATGAAGGACTTATACCTCATATTCCTAACTCACACCATAAACACACTCAAACTCCGACTGACTTACACATCTaaacatgaaaagcaaaaaataacagGATTAGAAGAAAATAGTCTGGCATATATAatgttcctttttattacaaGATTGCTTATTACAAAACCGtaagcacataattctgtaacataacaatatcacactcaagcacaccatatgacatttcaggtgaaatgttcaaattaaaatataaattattacatctgtattattactctaccaaccacactcaagcaagcattacttctgccagaccttgtataacagaatatagaaaaaaagttTGAAGTAAACCATAAAAAGGCACAAGTCCTCAGCTGAAATATTAATACATTGAACTATCTTGAATTTAATCTGAATAATGAAAAACATATGAGCACAATTATCCCTGATATAGGTGAAGGAGGGGCTATCCCATACTCCTCTAGAACCTACCCAGGAGTTACTCTAACAAATATGCACATGGAGATCAAGGTGAGGTGATACTGAAGGTCTTACTTTAACAAGAAAAGACTAGATATATCCAGGGTCACTTAGTAGGGGATTATTTCATTAACTATATCTATTAAGACAAGGATCAGACAAGGATCTaacaaattaagcaaaaacaaTGGCAATGGAACATTAAACCAACAAATGCTAATGTGCATGACAATTACAGATATGATTTGAGTCAAAGTATTAAGTTGCAAGGAATAcagtataatattatttattcaaaatgccAAAAGTATATAATAAGACTATTATCATTTCAGCTGCCTCTCTGTGGTACTTAAATGAGTCAATGCATGCAGACAATCTAGGTTAGCGCCCAGGCTCAAAAAtgagccttggttggtgtggttcagtggactgagtgccagactgagaagcaaagggtcaccagttcaattcccagttagggcacatgcttgcgTCACAGGCCAGGTACCCAttagagggtgggagagaggcaagcatacattgatgtctctcttcctctctctcttcctctctctctctctctctctctctttctctctctctctctccccctttcctccccaccctctgaaaataaataaatattttttttttaaaatgagcctCATGACTGGTTGAAATAAGGTGAGTGGATTAGCTAAAGAACACAtgtgcatggcccatggacatggactatggtgtggggattgcctgagttggggcagaggctgggtggagggaagcaaGTGTGGGGggaattggggcaactgtaatagcataaataaaatatagtttaaaaaattaaaaagtgagccaTATTATATTgcatttcattacattttatcATCTCATGTTATATCATATCACATATTATATAATCAATGTAAGAAACACCCAAACCTggagagaatttttataagagtttaagTCAAAATTACTGCATATGCCAAGATACAAGTTCTCAAaatgagaataacagttttgcaactTCTTTTATGCATACAAAAttaaggaggaaaaggaagattaCATGTAATGAAGGAACTCAAGAGCTGAAAACGTTTTAGTTTTAAGTTATAGTTAATAAGCTTATAAATTAATCCATGTAAAGATCTATTCTTCCAAGAACTGGGATGTATAACTAGACCCAACCTGACTCCAGGAGACTCACAAGCAATTCAACATTTGTGCCCCAGGAAGCAATCAAGAaccattgtgctccagggagagatATTCTCAGGccagaacatataaagaatcATTGGTCAACAGAAGAAAGGATGCTAGAAAAACTGCTAGACTGCAGCTTTCATCTGAGTAAAGTTTTCTTTGAATTCCAAACCCCtcacttacttttttttctgaatttcaaatgccttacctacacttttttttccttataaaaaatgTCAGTATGAGATGGGATGTAAGATAGtcttttagggtacataaccccCCATCTTTTCAGATCCCAGCTTTCTGTATAAAGTGCCGACAAAAATTCAATTTGTTTCTCTACATATTGGTTCTGATACTGACAAGCAGCATACaggcaatgttttttttttttaagaattcaacATACAAACTTTATTTAACAAAAGTAGCATGTAAAGTCAAACAGGCACTTATATTAAGAGAAAGAGTTaactaaaagaaattttaaacacCTTACAGTAACCTACTTGCAGTTACATTTAGCTGAGCTCTGTCACTGTGAAGAATACAGCTCATGCACAGGTATGGATGAATGATCTGTACATTTTTCAAGTATTCACTGAATACTAccttatatacacacatatgttaaattttaaaaaaagatttaattgaTGATCCCCAGTTGTGCTTCATTTTTGTTGATCTTTTGAAAGAGgtcatcaaaagagaaaaatatatggttCTGACTCATGAATCATATACTGAACCCATCCTAGACTCTGTTGGACATCAAGTCTCCTCCACTCCTCTTCAGACATCAGATGGGTTTTGGGTACTTGTTTGGAAAGTTCTCTGGATAACATGACATGCCAGTATTCATAGTGTTCATGGAAGTGTTTGTCTGAATAGTAGATCTGTTTGTGGGTCATCTTGCCAGAAGGTGAGCAGCACAAAGCGGGAGTGATAGGGTGGGAAGAATGGATGTGACCCAATGCAGCAGCCTTCCATGTCAGACAGAGGTGATTGACCCCATTTTTTCAAGTTTCATATTCCAGTGACC carries:
- the LOC114506980 gene encoding cyclin-dependent kinases regulatory subunit 2-like; the encoded protein is MTHKQIYYSDKHFHEHYEYWHVMLSRELSKQVPKTHLMSEEEWRRLDVQQSLGWVQYMIHESEPYIFLF